From one Gracilibacillus salinarum genomic stretch:
- a CDS encoding Uma2 family endonuclease: MAIPNKKEKYSYADYLTWDEDEKLELVDGEIFNMSPAPSRKHQQVLRELSTAFTIYLREKECEVFFAPFDVRLLVHNKQNEAIHDVVQPDLSIVCDPKKLDDKGCNGSPDLIFNYRSSFTHLC; this comes from the coding sequence GTGGCCATTCCCAACAAAAAAGAAAAATATTCGTATGCTGATTATCTAACATGGGACGAAGATGAAAAGCTTGAACTGGTTGATGGAGAGATTTTCAATATGTCTCCTGCTCCATCAAGAAAACATCAACAAGTTCTCAGAGAGTTATCGACAGCCTTTACGATTTACTTGCGGGAAAAAGAATGTGAGGTATTTTTTGCACCTTTTGATGTCAGGCTACTAGTCCATAATAAACAAAACGAAGCAATACATGATGTTGTTCAACCTGACTTATCGATTGTTTGTGATCCGAAGAAACTGGATGATAAAGGTTGTAATGGCTCACCGGATTTAATATTTAATTATCGAAGTTCTTTCACCCACCTCTGTTAA
- a CDS encoding Uma2 family endonuclease — MEVLSPTSVKLDRWKKYQLYEKAEVKEYWLIDPVNESLEIYLLIDKHYKMQGVYTKDDTISVHTLTGMQIDLNNIFI, encoded by the coding sequence ATCGAAGTTCTTTCACCCACCTCTGTTAAGTTAGACCGCTGGAAGAAGTATCAGCTTTATGAGAAAGCTGAAGTAAAAGAGTATTGGTTGATTGATCCCGTAAACGAATCGTTAGAAATATATCTTCTAATAGATAAGCATTACAAAATGCAAGGTGTCTATACAAAGGATGACACTATCTCCGTTCATACGTTAACCGGCATGCAAATAGATCTTAACAATATATTTATATAA
- a CDS encoding PTS sugar transporter subunit IIA, whose translation MLKKLFGKKETSETLLAPMTGKQVKMEDVPDEMFSNKLLGDGIAIEPTEGKVVAPIDGEVVQFSNTKHAVGIKSKNGLEVLIHIGLETVALNGEGFEGFVSQGDKVKAGDKLVTFDLPFIKEKADSIISPVVITNFEIVESLTKSDEHNLVAGESIFMTVDKKVDA comes from the coding sequence GTGTTAAAAAAACTATTTGGAAAAAAAGAAACGAGCGAGACACTATTAGCACCTATGACCGGAAAACAGGTTAAGATGGAAGATGTACCGGATGAAATGTTTAGTAACAAGTTATTGGGAGATGGCATTGCTATTGAACCGACAGAGGGTAAAGTGGTAGCACCTATTGATGGTGAGGTCGTACAATTTTCCAATACGAAGCATGCAGTAGGAATTAAAAGCAAAAATGGGTTAGAAGTGTTAATTCATATTGGCTTAGAAACCGTAGCATTGAATGGAGAAGGATTTGAAGGTTTTGTTTCCCAAGGAGATAAAGTGAAAGCAGGGGATAAACTTGTTACATTCGATTTACCGTTCATTAAGGAAAAAGCAGACAGCATTATTTCACCAGTAGTCATCACCAATTTTGAGATAGTGGAATCATTAACAAAGAGTGATGAACATAACCTGGTTGCCGGGGAATCTATCTTCATGACAGTTGATAAGAAAGTGGACGCATAA
- a CDS encoding 6-phospho-alpha-glucosidase gives MKKFSVVIAGGGSTYTPGIVMMLLDNLDRFPIKTLKLYDNDAERQNELGEALDILLKEKEPSIEFSYTTDPEEAFTGMDFCFAHIRVGKYEMREQDEKIPLKHGVIGQETCGPGGIAYGMRSIGPMIEMIDLMEKYAPDCWMLNYSNPAAIIAEACRVLRPDARVLNICDMPVGTLRRMSQIVDKEPKDLEVRYFGLNHFGWWTSVKDKDGHEYLPQIRDYVAENGYLTQIEVDTQHMDPSWQETHKKAKDLLAVDPRFLPNTYLKYYFYPDYEVRQADANYTRANEVMDGREKSVFSTARDIIERGTAEGSNFSIGSHATFIVDLARAIAFNTHERMLMIVENNGAIANFDDNAMVEVPCIIGSDGPEVLSQGNIPEFERALMYQQVTVEKLAVEAYIEGSYQKFWQALTLSKTVPSAEVAKNLLDDLIEANQKYWPQFN, from the coding sequence ATGAAGAAATTTTCAGTTGTAATTGCAGGAGGCGGAAGTACTTATACGCCAGGAATCGTCATGATGTTATTGGATAACCTTGATCGTTTTCCGATTAAAACGCTTAAATTATATGATAATGATGCGGAGAGACAGAATGAACTAGGTGAAGCATTGGACATCTTATTAAAAGAAAAAGAGCCGAGTATAGAGTTTTCCTATACGACAGATCCGGAAGAGGCTTTTACAGGAATGGATTTCTGTTTTGCCCATATTCGCGTTGGTAAGTATGAAATGCGTGAACAAGATGAAAAGATACCATTGAAGCATGGTGTGATTGGACAGGAAACATGTGGACCAGGTGGAATAGCTTATGGTATGCGAAGCATTGGTCCGATGATCGAAATGATCGACTTGATGGAGAAATATGCACCGGATTGCTGGATGCTGAACTATTCGAATCCTGCTGCGATTATTGCAGAAGCTTGCCGTGTACTTCGTCCGGATGCTAGAGTGCTTAATATTTGTGATATGCCAGTCGGAACATTACGTAGAATGTCACAAATCGTTGATAAAGAGCCTAAGGATTTAGAGGTGCGTTATTTTGGTTTAAACCACTTTGGCTGGTGGACGAGTGTGAAGGATAAAGATGGACATGAATATTTACCGCAAATCCGTGACTATGTAGCAGAGAATGGCTACCTTACTCAAATTGAAGTAGATACACAGCACATGGATCCGAGCTGGCAGGAAACGCATAAAAAAGCAAAAGATCTCTTAGCGGTTGATCCACGTTTCTTACCGAATACGTATTTGAAATATTATTTTTATCCTGATTATGAAGTACGTCAGGCGGATGCGAATTATACTCGTGCAAATGAGGTAATGGACGGAAGAGAAAAATCAGTATTTTCAACAGCCAGAGATATTATAGAAAGAGGAACAGCAGAAGGCAGTAACTTCTCGATTGGTAGCCATGCGACATTTATTGTAGACTTAGCTCGTGCCATTGCCTTTAATACACATGAACGCATGTTGATGATTGTCGAAAATAATGGTGCTATTGCTAATTTTGATGATAATGCAATGGTAGAGGTGCCATGCATTATTGGCTCCGATGGCCCAGAGGTATTAAGTCAAGGGAATATACCTGAATTCGAAAGGGCACTTATGTACCAGCAAGTCACTGTTGAAAAATTAGCCGTCGAAGCGTACATCGAAGGAAGCTATCAAAAGTTTTGGCAAGCATTAACGCTTTCCAAAACAGTGCCAAGCGCTGAGGTGGCAAAGAACTTATTGGATGATTTAATTGAAGCAAATCAAAAGTATTGGCCACAATTCAACTAA
- a CDS encoding PTS transporter subunit EIIC produces the protein MKERAMEAMQRFSKAMFIPVLILPIAGILIALGNVFTNQRLLDAVPFLDNPILTGFGSILSGSLVAILGNLGLIFCVGITVGLAKKEKSVAGFTALLGYLVFVNAMNKFMELAGLLAEADAMQSTGQKLVLGVQILDMGVFLGLILGVITAAVHNRFIETELKGAFQIYGGSRFVFIVLIPVVILLAVSLTYIWPFFQSGINSLGELIQRSGNFGLFLYGALERLLIPTGLHHLVYTPFLYTSLGGVQEVGGQVFEGARNIYYAEIANPSVTRLSESVIWDARGISKMFGLIGACLAMYHTAKPENKKKAKAILIPVAFTSFLAGVTEPIEFSFMFVAPLLFVVHAALAGLSFVTLNLLDVRAIGPNGMIDFLLYNLPLGIEKTSWPMYIVVGLIFFAIYYGVFRFLIVKFNFKTIGREDADQETKMYSKKEYKEKKSNDNEEGAQPGDGLANVIVGALGGKDNIKTVTNCYTRLRLTVDKPDAVDEAILKNETGANGVIIKDKNVQVVYGLEVNNIRRQVDNYLGIQSDD, from the coding sequence ATGAAAGAGAGAGCAATGGAAGCGATGCAACGCTTTTCGAAAGCTATGTTTATCCCTGTATTGATTCTGCCAATTGCAGGTATATTAATTGCGCTTGGTAATGTTTTTACCAATCAACGTTTACTGGATGCTGTTCCATTTTTAGATAATCCGATTTTAACTGGATTTGGTTCTATATTATCTGGGTCATTGGTTGCCATTCTAGGTAACTTAGGACTGATATTTTGTGTTGGGATTACCGTTGGTCTAGCGAAAAAGGAAAAGTCCGTTGCTGGGTTTACAGCATTGCTGGGATACCTTGTTTTCGTTAATGCCATGAACAAATTCATGGAACTAGCTGGTTTATTAGCGGAAGCGGATGCAATGCAAAGCACTGGGCAAAAATTAGTGTTAGGAGTTCAAATCCTGGATATGGGTGTATTCCTGGGACTGATTCTCGGGGTGATTACCGCTGCTGTCCATAATCGGTTTATTGAGACAGAATTAAAAGGTGCCTTTCAAATATATGGAGGTTCACGATTTGTTTTTATTGTCTTAATTCCTGTAGTGATTTTGTTAGCGGTTTCCCTGACATATATTTGGCCGTTCTTTCAGAGTGGCATTAATAGTTTAGGAGAGTTGATTCAGCGAAGCGGCAATTTTGGATTGTTTTTATATGGTGCATTAGAAAGACTGTTGATTCCAACTGGCTTGCATCATTTAGTGTATACGCCGTTCTTATATACCTCCTTAGGTGGTGTGCAAGAGGTTGGCGGTCAGGTGTTTGAAGGGGCTAGAAATATTTATTATGCCGAGATTGCAAACCCGAGTGTTACGCGTCTGTCAGAAAGTGTGATCTGGGATGCTCGTGGTATCTCGAAGATGTTTGGTTTAATCGGCGCTTGTTTAGCGATGTATCATACAGCAAAGCCGGAAAATAAGAAAAAAGCAAAAGCGATTCTCATTCCGGTAGCATTTACCTCTTTTCTTGCTGGGGTAACCGAGCCAATTGAGTTCTCCTTTATGTTCGTAGCACCACTTCTATTTGTGGTCCATGCAGCATTAGCTGGCTTAAGTTTTGTAACGCTCAATCTTTTAGATGTAAGAGCTATTGGTCCAAATGGGATGATCGACTTCCTGCTATATAATTTACCGCTTGGAATCGAAAAGACGAGCTGGCCGATGTACATTGTAGTTGGTTTAATATTCTTTGCCATCTATTATGGTGTGTTTCGCTTTCTCATTGTCAAATTTAACTTTAAAACAATTGGACGTGAGGATGCCGATCAAGAAACGAAAATGTATTCCAAGAAAGAATACAAAGAGAAGAAAAGCAATGATAACGAGGAAGGCGCTCAACCAGGTGATGGTTTAGCCAATGTTATTGTTGGTGCATTGGGCGGCAAGGACAATATTAAGACGGTAACGAATTGTTATACACGCTTAAGACTTACCGTAGATAAGCCGGATGCAGTGGATGAAGCGATTTTAAAAAATGAAACAGGTGCTAATGGCGTCATAATCAAGGATAAAAATGTGCAGGTTGTGTATGGCCTGGAAGTAAACAACATTAGAAGACAAGTTGATAACTATTTAGGAATTCAATCAGATGATTAA
- a CDS encoding MurR/RpiR family transcriptional regulator gives MIDISKLTQGKNLSEIDIQILEYIIKNIDKVLQMGVRKIAENNYTSAATVIRLAKKLGYTGFVDMYYNLLPLLNTMEKPKPEVMEDFPEMSSQDFFQYNTMEDITQFIERVLHLDQQYIFIYATGFSGITAEYLYKKLLVLGKKTVLASGMDSVGVFENNIDDIGALVVISKSGETQQVIDKLNAAREQKITTVSFTKETQNRVADLSDINFKISDNNKLDDRNMLPNIFFPKLLMLFEIIMKEYLVRLHKKE, from the coding sequence TTGATAGACATAAGTAAATTAACGCAAGGAAAAAATCTGTCAGAAATAGACATACAGATATTAGAATATATTATTAAAAACATCGACAAGGTGCTTCAAATGGGGGTTCGGAAGATAGCAGAGAACAATTATACTTCAGCTGCCACGGTGATTCGACTTGCCAAGAAATTAGGCTACACGGGCTTTGTGGACATGTATTATAATCTCTTGCCATTGCTTAATACAATGGAAAAGCCGAAACCTGAAGTAATGGAAGACTTTCCAGAAATGAGCTCGCAGGACTTCTTTCAGTACAATACGATGGAGGATATTACGCAATTTATTGAGCGGGTTTTACATTTAGACCAGCAATACATTTTTATTTATGCCACGGGCTTTTCTGGTATTACAGCCGAGTACCTGTATAAAAAATTGCTGGTGTTAGGCAAGAAGACTGTCCTTGCAAGCGGTATGGATTCCGTTGGCGTATTTGAAAATAACATTGATGATATTGGCGCATTAGTTGTGATATCGAAGTCTGGAGAAACGCAGCAAGTAATTGATAAGCTGAATGCTGCTCGTGAGCAAAAGATTACTACGGTTTCGTTCACGAAAGAGACTCAGAATCGGGTAGCTGATTTATCTGATATTAATTTCAAAATCAGTGATAATAATAAATTAGACGATCGTAATATGCTTCCGAATATCTTTTTTCCAAAGCTATTGATGCTGTTTGAGATCATTATGAAGGAGTATCTCGTAAGGCTTCATAAAAAAGAATAA
- a CDS encoding DUF5027 family lipoprotein yields the protein MKRINKLGLLSVLMLFILLSACSYKEFEDSLKSKLDTEKEDQYVNPSNIPVNDPEVEQTEATASEAELATVGDTITFTFDGGDESHQFQYTLNQAFKSDTINELSLKREDFADPSLINEDGSIDEMYRLVLVDVTVKNINNDSFMSEEDNNQPIMFIESSIGFKEEIEDPNGPFTLQAVYFSEHPPYEKNQWNDYYQFPLSFGQELDAKVGWFVPAEQLEKEPLYYIIGGGGSAEYYKYFELTFD from the coding sequence ATGAAAAGAATAAATAAACTTGGCTTGTTGTCCGTATTAATGTTATTCATTTTACTATCTGCTTGCTCTTATAAAGAATTTGAAGATTCACTTAAAAGTAAATTAGATACAGAGAAAGAAGACCAATACGTCAATCCATCTAACATACCGGTAAATGATCCTGAGGTTGAGCAGACAGAAGCAACTGCATCAGAGGCCGAACTTGCTACTGTTGGCGATACGATCACATTTACATTTGATGGAGGAGATGAATCCCACCAATTTCAATACACCCTTAATCAAGCATTTAAATCGGATACTATAAATGAGCTAAGTTTAAAAAGAGAAGATTTTGCAGATCCTTCTTTAATTAATGAGGATGGCTCAATTGATGAGATGTACCGTCTAGTACTTGTTGATGTCACGGTCAAAAATATTAATAATGATTCCTTTATGAGTGAAGAGGATAATAACCAGCCAATCATGTTCATTGAATCCTCGATTGGATTCAAAGAAGAAATTGAAGATCCAAATGGACCATTCACTTTACAGGCTGTTTACTTTAGCGAACATCCTCCATATGAGAAAAATCAGTGGAATGATTACTATCAGTTCCCCCTATCTTTCGGTCAAGAATTAGATGCCAAAGTTGGCTGGTTTGTCCCAGCTGAACAATTAGAGAAGGAACCTTTGTATTATATTATTGGCGGAGGCGGCAGTGCTGAGTATTATAAGTACTTTGAATTGACTTTTGATTAG